Proteins encoded within one genomic window of Macrotis lagotis isolate mMagLag1 chromosome 3, bilby.v1.9.chrom.fasta, whole genome shotgun sequence:
- the TMEM225B gene encoding transmembrane protein 225B, whose amino-acid sequence MEIIPHFLEERSLKTSSETGTRAPTCPTHIQYSISKRNLLNLRVMAVSLTILSWLLMFVVCTNHGWVTLEHSQMEIFVNQTLNFALWDNCLKCLVPGKMPVFLFMSRGLMFLNLIFTTLLIISMLCSFRRMFSRISKLDFIFSISNYVSGLTMFLSILLFGLQVMEIFSQEGRNFHFKWPIYLSGFGVLCFIGAGTICFNSHRHAWSISFLFPKQLITESKNQVLTENLGKQSASSGFHRDLITSSSMTAILHSEDLIK is encoded by the exons ATGGAGATCATACCCCATTTCCTGGAGGAGAGATCCTTGAAAACTTCCTCAGAGACTGGGACCCGTGCTCCCACTTGCCCCACTCATATCCAATATTCTATTTCCAAGAGGAATCTGTTGAACCTTAGGGTCATGGCTGTCTCCCTCACCATCCTGAGCTGGCTCCTTATGTTTGTGGTCTGCACCAATCATGGGTGGGTCACCCTAGAACATTCTCAAATGGAAATTTTTGTGAACCAGACCTTGAACTTTGCTCTCTGGGATAACTGTCTCAAGTGTCTAGTTCCCGGAAAAATGCCAG TTTTCCTCTTCATGTCTCGAGGGCTCATGTTTCTGAACCTGATCTTCACAACCCTTCTCATTATCTCCATGTTATGCTCCTTTCGAAGAATGTTCAGTCGTATTTCCAAGTTGGATTTCATCTTCTCCATCTCAAACTACGTCTCAG GACTGACCATGTTCCTGAGCATCTTGCTGTTTGGGCTGCAAGTAATGGAAATCTTCTCCCAGGAAGGGCGGAACTTCCACTTCAAGTGGCCCATCTATCTCTCTGGCTTCGGGGTCTTGTGTTTCATCGGGGCTG GGACCATCTGTTTCAACAGTCACAGACATGCCTGGAGTATATCCTTTCTCTTTCCTAAGCAGCTGATCACCGAATCCAAGAATCAGGTACTAACTGAAAACTTAGGAAAGCAATCAGCTTCATCAGGCTTCCATCGGGATTTGATCACCTCTTCATCCATGACTGCTATACTCCACTCCGAAGACTTAATCAAGTGA